The DNA segment GCTTTGTCAAACCCCTGCCTGAAGAACACATTCTGGAGCTTGCAGGACGATTCAATATCATCTTGATGGTGGAAGAAAATGCTCTTGCCGGGGGATTCGGCTCTGCCGTGATGGAATTTCTCAATGCAGCGGGAGCCTCTGACGGCAAGACCATCAAACGACTCGGCATCCCTGATGAATTCATAGAACACGGCACACAGAAAGAACTCCGTGCCCTGCTTGGAATCGACAAGAACGGTATCAAGAAGACACTGAAAGCTCTCTGCACGGGGCGAACCAACGACTCAAGCAAAAAAGCCTGACGCACACAGATACCCCATTCACAAACAGCAGGCCTTGCGCCCCCTTCAAAGGGGGCCGATACGGTGTCACTGCTGCATATGGAGTCCCCCCCCACCATTTGTGAACGACTCGTAGAATGTGTGAAAAAAGCTCCACCTGACCAGGACATTCATCGAGCCTTACTGCGCCTGACTGGAACCGAAATCCACTTTATGCGATGGCACCCCCAGAGCTGCTACCAATAGACCGTGACACAGCGTGCTGCCTAACCCCAATCCGAATGAACGGCACACCAGCACGCCACACAAAGCGATGAGAATCCCTTTTTCGCGAAATGCCCACCGCCGCGACCGTCTCGACTGAGGTTCTGTTGCAACGACCTGCCCACTTTTTTCACTCATTTTCATGCAAGTCCCCTTCTGCTGATGCCAAACAGGGAAGTAAAGCAGGAGTCTTTGCAGCAAAGACAGGGTGCGTCCCGACAGATTGAATCACCACGCATGAATACTCCTACCACGATTGCCCTCACGCTAAGATGAAAAGGTGTCCCCATGAAGACACTTTCGTGACATCCCTGATGACAATTGTGACACGGGAGATTGTCCACTCAAGAGTCTCAACCTGTATTTCATACCTTTCTTGCGACGTTTTTTCCCAATGAACCAGAGCCAATTTCTCTGCATAAGAAAACCCCGGACAGTTTCCTGTCCGGGGCTGGAGGGATGAGTTCACTCTCAATTCTTTGAATCAACTCTTTTTCTGAGCGGCTTTCATACCGCCTTTTTTGGTCACGGGTTTGACGTCATTTCCCGTTGTCTGTGCATCGGCTTTCTTCTCGGGATAAGCCGTATCCTTGGCCGCAGCATCCTTTACTTTCGGAGCCGATGCCTTTTTCTTCGGTTTTGGAAGCGTTCCTTTCTCAATCCATGTAATGCGTTCCGTCATCGGTTTACGATGAACATTTTTCATGGAAAGGCACTTGGTCGGGCAATTATCCACGCAAACACCACAGTAAACACATGCGTGCGGGTTGCACTCCCATGTGGCTTCCGGCTTGGTGACCGTTATGCACTGACTCGGGCATTTGCGAGAACAGGTCCCGCAAAAGATGCATGAATCAATGTCTATGATCAATTCACCCCGATATTTGGAAAAAGGCTCCCGGACCTCGGAGGGATAGTTCCTAGTCGCCGGTTTCCTGATCAGGTTCTTAAGGACAGTGGGTGTAAACAGCATGGCGATCTCCTTAGCGTTCGGTGCAACTGATGCACGGGTCGATGGCAAGGACGATAACCGGCACATCAGCCAATTCGCAGCCGGGCAGCGTTGCCAGAAGCGGCGGGATATTGGCAAATGTGGGGGTTCGAATACGCAGTCGATCCAGATGCTTGGTACCGTTACCTTTGATATAGTACATGCACTCGCCACGAGGCTGTTCAACACGCATGAACGCTTCTCCTTCGGGCGGGTTCCCTTTCACCTTGACGTTCAACTCGCCCTCGGGGAGCTTGCTGATAGCTTGACGAACCAGGTCCATGGATTGCAGGCATTCACGAAAACGCACAGTGGAACGTGCCCAACAATCGCCAGCCATTTCCACCATGGGTTCGAAATCGATCTCGGAATAGCCGCCATAACCGAGCATGCGCATATCCTGCGCAACCCCGGAACCACGCAGCATAGGACCGGCTGCACCCAGTTCCCAGGCCTGCTCCTTGGTCAGAACGCCCACGCCAACGGTCCGGGCCTTGACCGAATAATCATTCATGATGGTATCCTGAAGAGCGCGGACTTCCTTTTCCACTATATCGACTTCGGATAGAATCCATCGGATCTGGTCGGGCGACAAGTCGGCACGCACTCCGCCAATGACATTGACGGACACGATCACACGACTTCCTGTCGTCGCTTCATTGATATCCATAATCCGTTCACGAATCTTCCAGAACTGCATGAAGAGAGCTTCAAAACCGAATGCATCGGCAAAAAGTCCCAACCAAAGCAAATGGGAATGGGTCCTGTGCAGCTCGGACCAAATGACCCGCAGCATTTCTGCACGCTTGGGAATCTCGACCCCCATAAGCTCTTCGACAGCCTGGGAATAGCACACAGCGTGGATCATGGAACAAATCCCGCACACGCGCTCACAGACCTGAATCATCTGTCTGAAATCACGGATATCAGCCAATTTCTCCAACCCGCGATGGACATAGCCCAAAGCCGGAATGGCCTCTTTGACGATCTCGTCCTCAACCTTGAGCGTCAGATGCACTGGCTCAGGCAGGACAGGATGCTGAGGACCGAAGGGAATTACGGTAGTTGCCATTTCAGCCCCCTATTTTTTCGGCTCGATCTTGACGTTGGACACCAGCGGAACCTGGGTGACCTCGGGGTCAAGATAGAGCGTACGATTAAAGTCAAGAACCAGGCCGTCAAAGGAGACGTTCCACTGGTCACGAATTTCATTTTCCACCAACAGAGCGGAGAAGTAGACCCCGGACACACTGGGGATGGGTTTATCCATATCCGCAACGAGTCGCAGGTGGGTCACTTCCAAATCCTTATCAAAATGATACAGGATGCCAATCCTGCTCTCGTCCTCTTGATAGGTCGAGAACGTGATCAGACGCTGCCCATCATTCTTCATAGTCATGACCTCACCGACAATGGTGTCAATGGTCACGTCAATTACTTTACCTTTCATGATTCACCTCGTGTTGCAGCCTAGCCGGCTTCTTCCACTTTTTGCGCGAACTTGCCAAGACCGACGACAACGCCGTCAATAATGGCTTCGGGCTTGGCCGGACAACCGGGAACGTAGACATCCACGGGAATAACCTTGTCAACGCCGCCAACGACGTTGTAGGCCTCGCGAAAAACACCGCCGGTATTACCACAAGCGCCTATGGCGATGACGGCCTTTGGCTCGGGCATTTGGTCATAGATGTTTTTGAGCACCTTTTTATTGCGATGGTTGACCGTGCCGGTAACCAGAAGCACATCAGCGTGTTTGGGGTTACCGACATTGATAATACCAAACCGCTCCACATCGTAAAGCGGAGTCAGGCAAGCCAGGACCTCGATATCGCAGCCGTTACAGCTTCCGCAGTCATAGTGCATGATCCACGGGGACTTGGCGCGAGATTTCTTGATAAATGAACCGAACATGATTTACCCCGCGTACAGCCAGATAAGGTTAACAACAGACATGCCCATGCCGAGCACCCAGACACGCTTGAGCATCCAGCGCCAGGTCATTCGGGCCATGGTGTTGTCCACCAGGATTTCGAGCATGTAGGTGACGATCAGCAGGACGGCCATCCACATCACGTTGGTGGACCAAAACAGGGAGCACACACCGAGGACGAGGACTGTCTCGTACCAATGTGCTATCTCGATAAGAGCCAGATATGGCCCTGAATATTCAGTAAGAACCCCCTTAACCAACTCCTGATGCCCATGATGGGATGTAGAGAAATCAAAGGGAGACTT comes from the Pseudodesulfovibrio piezophilus C1TLV30 genome and includes:
- a CDS encoding 4Fe-4S binding protein, whose amino-acid sequence is MLFTPTVLKNLIRKPATRNYPSEVREPFSKYRGELIIDIDSCIFCGTCSRKCPSQCITVTKPEATWECNPHACVYCGVCVDNCPTKCLSMKNVHRKPMTERITWIEKGTLPKPKKKASAPKVKDAAAKDTAYPEKKADAQTTGNDVKPVTKKGGMKAAQKKS
- a CDS encoding NADH-quinone oxidoreductase subunit C gives rise to the protein MKGKVIDVTIDTIVGEVMTMKNDGQRLITFSTYQEDESRIGILYHFDKDLEVTHLRLVADMDKPIPSVSGVYFSALLVENEIRDQWNVSFDGLVLDFNRTLYLDPEVTQVPLVSNVKIEPKK
- a CDS encoding NADH-quinone oxidoreductase subunit B family protein; amino-acid sequence: MFGSFIKKSRAKSPWIMHYDCGSCNGCDIEVLACLTPLYDVERFGIINVGNPKHADVLLVTGTVNHRNKKVLKNIYDQMPEPKAVIAIGACGNTGGVFREAYNVVGGVDKVIPVDVYVPGCPAKPEAIIDGVVVGLGKFAQKVEEAG
- a CDS encoding hydrogenase large subunit is translated as MATTVIPFGPQHPVLPEPVHLTLKVEDEIVKEAIPALGYVHRGLEKLADIRDFRQMIQVCERVCGICSMIHAVCYSQAVEELMGVEIPKRAEMLRVIWSELHRTHSHLLWLGLFADAFGFEALFMQFWKIRERIMDINEATTGSRVIVSVNVIGGVRADLSPDQIRWILSEVDIVEKEVRALQDTIMNDYSVKARTVGVGVLTKEQAWELGAAGPMLRGSGVAQDMRMLGYGGYSEIDFEPMVEMAGDCWARSTVRFRECLQSMDLVRQAISKLPEGELNVKVKGNPPEGEAFMRVEQPRGECMYYIKGNGTKHLDRLRIRTPTFANIPPLLATLPGCELADVPVIVLAIDPCISCTER